A genomic segment from Janibacter sp. DB-40 encodes:
- a CDS encoding YihY/virulence factor BrkB family protein, whose protein sequence is MRDDARDVPSEDSRKPDGPGDIEKPTLRYVLRKTVREFLEDGCTDLAAALTYYAVLAVFPAFIALMSLIGLLGQGPSTVETILRIVRQTAGSSVASTVEPILTSLSQTPGAGLALVLGLAGALWSASGYVNAFSRAMNRVYEITEGRPVWKLRPVMILITLVLIVLMALVLIALVVSGPVATSIGSALGLGSVVVTVWQIAKWPVLLAVVVLIVALLYYTTPNVKPPKFRWMSPGALLAILAWILASIGFGFYVANFSSYNATYGSVAGVIVFLLWLWITNVALLFGAEFDAELERGRQLQAGMPAEEEIQLPPRDTTGIEKAEAKHAEDVERGARLRRGHRNR, encoded by the coding sequence GTGCGAGACGACGCACGGGACGTCCCCTCGGAGGATTCGCGCAAGCCCGACGGGCCCGGCGACATCGAGAAGCCGACGCTGCGCTACGTCCTCCGCAAGACCGTGCGCGAGTTCCTGGAGGACGGCTGCACCGACCTCGCTGCCGCGCTGACCTACTACGCCGTGCTGGCGGTGTTCCCGGCGTTCATCGCCCTGATGTCGCTCATCGGCCTCCTGGGTCAGGGACCCAGTACCGTCGAGACCATCCTGCGCATCGTGCGGCAGACGGCCGGGTCGTCGGTGGCGAGCACCGTCGAGCCGATCCTCACGTCGTTGTCCCAGACGCCGGGGGCCGGGCTGGCCCTCGTCCTGGGTCTCGCCGGCGCCCTGTGGTCGGCCTCCGGGTACGTCAACGCCTTCTCCCGGGCGATGAACCGGGTGTACGAGATCACCGAGGGGCGGCCGGTCTGGAAGCTGCGACCGGTGATGATCCTGATCACCCTCGTGCTGATCGTGCTCATGGCACTCGTCCTCATCGCCCTCGTGGTCTCCGGGCCGGTGGCGACCTCGATCGGCTCGGCACTGGGCCTGGGGTCCGTCGTGGTCACGGTGTGGCAGATCGCCAAGTGGCCCGTCCTGCTGGCCGTGGTGGTCCTGATCGTCGCCCTGCTGTACTACACGACGCCGAACGTGAAGCCGCCGAAGTTCCGCTGGATGAGTCCCGGCGCGTTGCTGGCGATCCTCGCGTGGATCCTCGCCTCGATCGGCTTCGGCTTCTACGTGGCCAACTTCTCCTCCTACAACGCCACCTACGGTTCGGTCGCCGGTGTGATCGTCTTCCTCCTGTGGCTGTGGATCACCAACGTGGCGCTGCTCTTCGGGGCGGAGTTCGACGCCGAGCTCGAGCGCGGTCGTCAGCTGCAGGCCGGGATGCCGGCCGAGGAGGAGATCCAGCTGCCGCCCAGGGACACCACCGGTATCGAGAAGGCAGAAGCCAAGCACGCCGAGGACGTCGAGCGCGGCGCCCGGTTGCGGCGCGGCCACAGGAACCGCTGA
- a CDS encoding YtxH domain-containing protein → MGKITLLVGAGIGYVLGTRAGRQQYDKMVAEARKVWRDPRVQDKAARAQHAADDAAHRAQDKVSSTVEERLGKGSDGTGPSSTTTPGSPPATAGPGA, encoded by the coding sequence ATGGGAAAGATCACGCTGTTGGTCGGCGCTGGGATCGGCTACGTGCTCGGCACGAGGGCCGGTCGTCAGCAGTACGACAAGATGGTCGCCGAGGCGCGCAAGGTCTGGCGCGACCCACGCGTGCAGGACAAGGCCGCCCGCGCCCAGCACGCCGCCGACGATGCGGCCCACCGGGCCCAGGACAAGGTCTCCTCCACGGTGGAGGAGCGTCTCGGGAAGGGGTCCGACGGCACCGGCCCCTCCTCCACCACCACCCCGGGATCACCTCCCGCGACGGCCGGTCCCGGTGCCTGA
- the pdxT gene encoding pyridoxal 5'-phosphate synthase glutaminase subunit PdxT, with protein sequence MPPRQDRLVIGVLAVQGDVREHRAALESSGVTTTAVRRPHELAEVDGLVIPGGESTTIDKLSRIFGLRDPLRSRIADGMPVYGSCAGMILLADRVLDGHPDQQTLGGLDVTVRRNAFGRQVDSHECDLEVRGVAGGPVRAVFIRAPWVEEWGGGVEVLAAVEAKGGTRPVVVRQGNLLATSFHPEVTGDRRVHARFVEMVRAAR encoded by the coding sequence GTGCCCCCTCGTCAGGACCGACTCGTGATCGGCGTGCTCGCCGTCCAGGGCGACGTCCGTGAGCACCGCGCGGCCCTCGAGTCCTCGGGAGTGACCACCACGGCCGTGCGCCGCCCCCACGAGCTCGCCGAGGTCGACGGCCTCGTCATCCCCGGTGGTGAGTCCACGACGATCGACAAGCTGAGCCGGATCTTCGGGCTGCGTGACCCCCTTCGCTCCCGGATCGCCGACGGGATGCCGGTCTACGGCAGCTGCGCCGGGATGATCCTGCTCGCCGACCGCGTCCTCGACGGCCACCCCGACCAGCAGACCCTCGGGGGCCTGGACGTCACCGTGCGGCGCAATGCCTTCGGCCGCCAGGTCGACTCCCACGAGTGCGACCTCGAGGTTCGCGGGGTGGCCGGCGGTCCGGTGCGCGCGGTCTTCATTCGCGCCCCGTGGGTCGAGGAGTGGGGTGGCGGGGTCGAGGTGCTCGCCGCGGTGGAGGCGAAGGGGGGGACGCGGCCCGTCGTCGTGCGGCAGGGGAACCTGCTGGCGACCAGCTTCCACCCGGAGGTCACCGGCGACCGCCGGGTCCACGCCCGGTTCGTCGAGATGGTCCGCGCCGCGCGCTGA
- a CDS encoding YebC/PmpR family DNA-binding transcriptional regulator — MSGHSKWATTKHKKAAIDAKRGKLFAKLIKYIEVAARTGGGDPAGNPTLYDAIQKAKKNSVPNDNIERAVKRGSGAEAGGSNWEAITYEGYAPGGVAVLIECLTDNKNRAATEVRTALSRNGGNLADPNSVAYLFNRRGVVMVPKAERTDEELLEIVLEAGAEEINDYGDSWQIVSEATNFVDVRTALQEADVDYDSAEAVFLPSLEVPLDLEGAKKMIRVVEALEDSDDVQNVYTNGDVPDEVLAQLDSEE; from the coding sequence GTGTCCGGCCACTCCAAGTGGGCAACCACGAAGCACAAGAAGGCGGCGATCGACGCCAAGCGCGGCAAGCTCTTCGCCAAGCTGATCAAGTACATCGAGGTGGCCGCCCGCACCGGCGGCGGTGACCCGGCCGGCAACCCGACGCTCTACGACGCCATCCAGAAGGCGAAGAAGAACTCCGTCCCCAACGACAACATCGAGCGTGCGGTCAAGCGCGGCTCCGGGGCCGAGGCCGGTGGCTCCAACTGGGAGGCCATCACCTACGAGGGCTACGCGCCCGGTGGTGTCGCCGTCCTCATCGAGTGCCTCACCGACAACAAGAACCGCGCCGCGACCGAGGTGCGCACCGCCCTCTCGCGCAACGGGGGCAACCTCGCCGACCCGAACTCCGTCGCCTACCTCTTCAACCGGCGGGGCGTCGTGATGGTGCCCAAGGCGGAGCGGACCGACGAGGAGCTGCTCGAGATCGTCCTCGAGGCCGGCGCGGAGGAGATCAACGACTACGGGGACTCCTGGCAGATCGTCTCCGAGGCGACGAACTTCGTCGACGTGCGCACCGCGCTGCAGGAGGCCGACGTCGACTACGACTCCGCCGAGGCCGTCTTCCTCCCGAGCCTGGAGGTCCCCCTCGACCTGGAGGGCGCCAAGAAGATGATCCGGGTCGTCGAGGCGCTCGAGGACAGTGACGACGTGCAGAACGTCTACACCAACGGCGACGTCCCGGACGAGGTGCTCGCCCAGCTCGACTCCGAGGAGTGA
- the ruvC gene encoding crossover junction endodeoxyribonuclease RuvC produces MRVLGVDPGLTRCGLGVVDGEARDLRMVAVGVVRTSAQRSAGDRLAYIQDQLDAWLDRFDPGAIALERVYAADHVPTVMTTAQVSGLVLLAGARRGLPVVLHTPTEVKAAVTGTGRADKAQVTTMVTRILTLDEAPRPADAADALALAICHQWRGSGQARRELAAAGERARQRAVAAR; encoded by the coding sequence GTGCGCGTGCTCGGCGTGGACCCGGGGCTGACCCGGTGCGGCCTCGGCGTCGTCGACGGCGAGGCCCGTGACCTGCGCATGGTCGCCGTCGGGGTGGTGCGCACGAGCGCGCAGCGCTCGGCCGGGGACCGGCTGGCCTACATCCAGGACCAGCTCGATGCCTGGCTGGACCGCTTCGACCCCGGGGCGATCGCCCTCGAGCGGGTGTACGCGGCCGACCACGTGCCGACCGTCATGACCACCGCGCAGGTCAGTGGTCTCGTCCTGCTCGCCGGGGCCCGGCGTGGTCTGCCCGTCGTGCTCCACACGCCCACCGAGGTCAAGGCCGCCGTCACCGGGACCGGTCGGGCCGACAAGGCGCAGGTGACGACGATGGTCACCCGCATCCTCACCCTCGACGAGGCCCCCCGGCCGGCGGACGCGGCCGATGCGCTCGCCCTCGCGATCTGCCACCAGTGGCGGGGGAGCGGTCAGGCGCGACGGGAGCTCGCCGCGGCCGGCGAGAGGGCCCGTCAGCGGGCGGTGGCCGCTCGATGA
- the ruvA gene encoding Holliday junction branch migration protein RuvA produces the protein MIASLRGTASHVGLDRIVVDVHGVGLLVHTPPAVAAGCRHGSEVELATSMVVREDSMTLYGFSAVGERDTFELAQTVTGVGPRVAMALLSVLSPEELATAVAADDITTLTKVPGIGRKGAERIALELRGKLPEVPGAAATAAPAASGGWQDPVTEALVGLGYSAKQSADAVDKVSREGGESSPADVSTALKAALQVLAR, from the coding sequence ATGATCGCCTCGCTGCGGGGGACCGCGAGCCACGTGGGGCTGGACCGGATCGTCGTGGACGTCCACGGGGTCGGGCTGCTCGTGCACACGCCCCCGGCCGTCGCGGCCGGGTGCCGCCACGGGTCCGAGGTGGAGCTGGCCACGAGCATGGTCGTGCGCGAGGACTCGATGACCCTCTACGGCTTCTCCGCGGTGGGAGAGCGCGACACCTTCGAGCTCGCCCAGACCGTGACCGGGGTCGGGCCACGCGTGGCCATGGCCCTGCTGTCCGTCCTCAGTCCCGAGGAGCTGGCCACCGCCGTCGCCGCCGACGACATCACCACCCTGACCAAGGTCCCGGGCATCGGCAGGAAGGGGGCGGAGCGCATCGCCCTCGAGCTGCGCGGCAAGCTGCCCGAGGTGCCCGGTGCGGCCGCGACGGCGGCGCCCGCCGCCTCGGGCGGCTGGCAGGACCCGGTGACCGAGGCGCTCGTGGGCCTCGGGTACTCGGCCAAGCAGTCCGCCGACGCGGTCGACAAGGTCTCCCGGGAGGGCGGCGAGAGCTCCCCGGCCGATGTCTCCACCGCCCTCAAGGCGGCCCTGCAGGTGCTGGCGCGATGA
- the ruvB gene encoding Holliday junction branch migration DNA helicase RuvB, with protein sequence MSDGFSSEIRVAEDDPREDDGSYDATARIVDAAGTDDDGVVEAALRPRRLADFPGQPKVRDQLGLVLEAARLRGAPPDHVLLSGPPGLGKTTLAMIVAAELEQPIRVTSGPAIQHAGDLASVLSSLTEGEVLFFDEIHRMSRPAEEMLYLAMEDFRVDVIVGKGPGATAIPLELPPFTVVGATTRAGLLPAPLRDRFGFTGHLDYYDDADLEQILARSAGLLEVEADADALAEIARRSRGTPRVANRLLRRVRDWAQVHGTGRVGLDAAHRALALFDVDEIGLDRLDRAVLDALCRRFGGGPVGLSTLAVSVGEETDTVETVAEPYLVRQGYVVRSPRGRIATPAAWEHLGLTPPAGAQTPLPLPDEPEAGRLG encoded by the coding sequence ATGAGCGACGGCTTCAGCTCCGAGATCCGCGTCGCCGAGGACGACCCCCGTGAGGACGATGGCTCCTACGACGCGACCGCCCGGATCGTCGACGCCGCGGGCACCGACGACGACGGAGTGGTCGAGGCGGCCCTGAGGCCGCGTCGCCTGGCCGACTTCCCGGGGCAGCCGAAGGTGCGCGACCAGCTCGGTCTGGTCCTCGAGGCCGCCCGCCTGCGCGGCGCGCCCCCCGACCACGTGCTGCTCTCCGGCCCGCCCGGCCTGGGCAAGACCACGCTGGCGATGATCGTCGCCGCGGAGCTCGAGCAACCGATCCGCGTCACGTCGGGTCCCGCGATCCAGCACGCCGGCGACCTCGCCTCGGTCCTGTCCTCCCTCACCGAGGGCGAGGTGCTCTTCTTCGACGAGATCCACCGCATGTCGCGCCCCGCGGAGGAGATGCTCTACCTCGCGATGGAGGACTTCCGGGTCGACGTCATCGTCGGCAAGGGCCCGGGCGCGACGGCCATCCCGCTGGAGCTGCCCCCCTTCACCGTCGTGGGGGCGACGACCCGTGCCGGGCTGCTGCCGGCGCCCCTGCGTGACCGCTTCGGCTTCACCGGTCACCTCGACTACTACGACGACGCCGACCTGGAGCAGATCCTGGCCCGCAGCGCGGGCCTGCTGGAGGTCGAGGCGGATGCCGACGCGCTGGCCGAGATCGCCCGACGCTCCCGCGGGACGCCGCGCGTGGCCAACCGGCTGCTGCGGCGGGTGCGGGACTGGGCCCAGGTCCACGGCACCGGCCGGGTCGGGCTCGACGCGGCCCACCGGGCGCTGGCCCTCTTCGACGTCGACGAGATCGGCCTCGACCGGCTCGACCGCGCGGTCCTGGACGCCTTGTGCCGCCGCTTCGGCGGTGGGCCGGTCGGCCTGTCCACGCTCGCGGTCTCCGTGGGTGAGGAGACGGACACCGTGGAGACGGTGGCGGAGCCGTACCTGGTGCGTCAGGGGTACGTGGTGCGCAGCCCCCGGGGTCGCATCGCGACGCCGGCGGCGTGGGAGCACCTCGGGCTCACCCCTCCGGCAGGGGCGCAGACCCCCCTTCCCCTGCCCGACGAGCCCGAGGCCGGACGCCTCGGATGA
- the yajC gene encoding preprotein translocase subunit YajC produces the protein MNEGSQTASLLLLVLPLLLIGFMLYSARKRQRTMAEFSASLQVGDEVFTTSGILGRITDLDTDRVRLEVAPGTVLTLDRRAIGMKAETGAEASTDNGQD, from the coding sequence ATGAACGAAGGCTCGCAGACCGCCAGCCTGCTCCTGCTCGTCCTCCCGCTGCTGCTCATCGGCTTCATGCTGTACTCGGCCAGGAAGCGCCAGCGCACCATGGCGGAGTTCTCCGCATCCCTGCAGGTGGGTGACGAGGTCTTCACGACCTCGGGCATCCTCGGTCGGATCACCGACCTCGACACGGACCGCGTCCGCCTCGAGGTCGCACCGGGCACGGTGCTCACCCTCGACCGGCGGGCCATCGGGATGAAGGCAGAGACCGGCGCCGAGGCGTCCACCGACAACGGGCAGGACTGA
- the secD gene encoding protein translocase subunit SecD, producing MEARRSKDAARKDNATRTLIWLFVGIFVLIGALGYGVVRESATWAPRLGLDLAGGTQIILEPRVEGDQVSPEQLSQARDIIVQRIDSQGTTGAEVTTQGDTNIVVAVPGSLTEEQEEAISASSQMQFRPVLATALGSPQAGQPSPSGTESPTQGSESPTSGAGDDASTSDEKASDGETSDGGAQSVEATPEPTDEPTTDASSPSDEETPADDPSASQSESPAGQGPAEGIDWSPSGEPTGPMDPNHVSEELWEKFQELDCSKPPEQAPVQTTDPIVACGQDGQLKYVLGPVVVPGKDIADAEAGYQVSPQGAQTNTPEISLTLTDEGREAYKDVSTEMVGMQPLNSASPVNPPASYNALAAVLDSQVLIAPGFNEAIPSGRASITGFDIEEARSLAQSLKFGALPMSFDLQTRQEISPTLGSEQLRLGIIAGIIGLFIVLGYALLQYRALASVVVGSMVVAFGITYLAIALLSWGYNYRLDMAGVTGLIIAIGVTADSFIVYFERVRDELREGRNLRAAVEAGWARAKGTILVADGVNFIAAVVLYVLASSGVRGFAFTLGLTTLIDLAIFWLFTHPMLTILARNKFFASGHPWSGFDVNTLREAKLRYRGRGQVDIDPAVRPAGGTA from the coding sequence GTGGAGGCTCGTCGCAGCAAGGACGCTGCCCGCAAGGACAACGCCACCCGCACCCTGATCTGGCTCTTCGTGGGCATCTTCGTGCTCATCGGGGCACTGGGGTACGGCGTCGTCAGGGAGAGCGCCACGTGGGCCCCCCGACTGGGCCTGGACCTGGCCGGGGGCACGCAGATCATCCTCGAGCCCCGGGTGGAGGGTGACCAGGTCTCCCCGGAGCAGCTCTCCCAGGCACGCGACATCATCGTCCAGCGCATCGACTCCCAGGGCACGACGGGTGCCGAGGTGACCACGCAGGGCGACACCAACATCGTCGTCGCCGTGCCCGGCTCCCTGACCGAGGAACAGGAGGAGGCCATCTCGGCCTCGTCGCAGATGCAGTTCCGGCCCGTCCTGGCCACGGCGCTGGGCAGCCCGCAGGCCGGTCAGCCGTCCCCGTCGGGCACCGAGTCGCCGACCCAGGGGAGCGAGTCCCCGACCTCCGGTGCCGGTGACGACGCATCGACCTCGGACGAGAAGGCATCCGACGGCGAGACCTCCGACGGCGGTGCGCAGTCGGTCGAGGCGACGCCCGAGCCGACCGACGAGCCCACCACCGACGCGTCGTCCCCCTCGGACGAGGAGACGCCCGCCGACGACCCCAGCGCCTCGCAGAGCGAGAGCCCGGCGGGCCAGGGCCCCGCGGAGGGCATCGACTGGAGCCCGTCCGGCGAGCCGACCGGCCCGATGGACCCGAACCACGTCTCCGAGGAGCTGTGGGAGAAGTTCCAGGAGCTCGACTGCTCGAAGCCGCCGGAGCAGGCCCCCGTGCAGACCACGGACCCGATCGTCGCCTGCGGGCAGGACGGTCAGCTGAAGTACGTCCTCGGACCCGTGGTCGTCCCCGGCAAGGACATCGCCGACGCGGAGGCCGGGTACCAGGTCAGCCCGCAGGGCGCCCAGACCAACACCCCCGAGATCTCGCTGACCCTCACGGACGAGGGGCGCGAGGCGTACAAGGACGTCTCGACGGAGATGGTCGGCATGCAGCCGCTCAACTCCGCCTCGCCGGTCAACCCCCCGGCCTCCTACAACGCCCTCGCCGCGGTGCTCGACTCCCAGGTGCTCATCGCGCCCGGCTTCAACGAGGCCATCCCGAGCGGACGGGCGAGCATCACCGGCTTCGACATCGAGGAGGCCCGCTCCCTGGCGCAGTCGCTGAAGTTCGGTGCGCTGCCGATGTCCTTCGACCTGCAGACGCGCCAGGAGATCAGCCCGACGCTCGGCTCCGAGCAGCTGCGACTGGGCATCATCGCCGGCATCATCGGTCTCTTCATCGTGCTGGGGTACGCCCTCCTGCAGTACCGCGCGCTGGCCAGCGTCGTCGTGGGGTCGATGGTCGTCGCCTTCGGCATCACCTATCTGGCCATCGCCCTGCTGTCGTGGGGGTACAACTATCGCCTCGACATGGCCGGGGTGACAGGTCTGATCATCGCCATCGGTGTCACCGCCGACAGCTTCATCGTCTACTTCGAGAGGGTCAGGGACGAGTTGCGCGAAGGGCGCAACCTGCGTGCCGCGGTCGAGGCCGGGTGGGCCCGCGCCAAGGGCACGATCCTCGTCGCGGACGGCGTCAACTTCATCGCCGCGGTCGTCCTGTACGTCCTCGCCAGCTCCGGGGTGCGCGGCTTCGCCTTCACCCTCGGCCTGACGACCCTGATCGACCTGGCGATCTTCTGGCTCTTCACGCACCCGATGCTCACGATCCTCGCGCGGAACAAGTTCTTCGCCTCGGGCCATCCCTGGTCCGGTTTCGACGTGAACACGCTGCGCGAGGCCAAGCTGCGCTATCGCGGCCGTGGCCAGGTCGACATCGACCCAGCCGTCCGCCCGGCAGGAGGGACCGCCTGA
- the secF gene encoding protein translocase subunit SecF, with protein MSRLADWGNDLYTGRRSFDFVGRSRTWYKVSAVIMVIAALGFIVRPLNFSLEFTGGTEFRVATQQAPDDYESQATAAVREVSGPTASANVSTIGGDIVRVQTEELEAGEIRDVSDALAESFDVQSDDISSNLIGPSWGASVSQEALRALVVFLLLTTLMMTLYYRNWKMAVSSMVALAHDMLITVGIYTWVGFEVSPATLIGFLTVLGYSLYDTVVVFDHVKENTRAAFSNRRRSFAEAANLAVNQTLVRSVNTTVIAVLPIIAVLVIGFAYLGPGTLLDLSLALFIGMTVGAVSSVFIATPLLVDLRRKDPEVVRLAEDAENSQALRQREAERRAAAAPEPARVGGPSTSSTQAKGATGPSSTPTGDAGTPADGDAQTVTGRTVHKYARSSGPRNQPKKTPRNRRRS; from the coding sequence ATGAGTCGCTTGGCGGACTGGGGCAACGACCTCTACACGGGCCGACGATCGTTCGACTTCGTCGGCCGCTCCAGGACCTGGTACAAGGTCTCGGCAGTCATCATGGTCATCGCCGCACTGGGCTTCATCGTGCGCCCGTTGAACTTCTCGCTGGAGTTCACCGGCGGCACGGAGTTCCGGGTGGCCACCCAACAGGCGCCGGACGACTACGAGTCCCAGGCGACGGCGGCCGTGCGCGAGGTCTCCGGACCCACTGCGTCGGCAAACGTCTCCACCATCGGTGGGGACATCGTGCGGGTGCAGACCGAGGAGCTCGAGGCCGGCGAGATCCGCGACGTCAGCGATGCGCTGGCCGAGAGCTTCGACGTGCAGTCGGACGACATCAGCTCGAACCTCATCGGTCCCTCGTGGGGTGCGTCGGTGAGTCAGGAGGCCCTGCGTGCCCTCGTGGTCTTCCTGCTGCTGACGACGTTGATGATGACGCTGTACTACCGCAACTGGAAGATGGCCGTCTCCTCGATGGTGGCCCTCGCCCACGACATGCTCATCACGGTCGGGATCTACACATGGGTCGGATTCGAGGTGTCGCCGGCGACGCTGATCGGCTTCCTCACCGTCCTCGGGTACTCCCTGTACGACACGGTGGTGGTCTTCGATCACGTCAAGGAGAACACCCGCGCGGCCTTCTCCAACCGGCGCAGGAGCTTTGCCGAGGCCGCCAACCTCGCGGTGAACCAGACCCTCGTGCGCTCGGTCAACACGACGGTGATCGCCGTGCTGCCGATCATCGCGGTGCTCGTCATCGGCTTCGCCTACCTCGGCCCCGGCACCCTCCTCGACCTGTCCTTGGCGTTGTTCATCGGTATGACCGTGGGTGCGGTCTCGTCGGTCTTCATCGCCACGCCGTTGCTGGTGGATCTGCGTCGCAAGGACCCCGAGGTCGTCCGGCTCGCCGAGGACGCGGAGAACTCGCAGGCGCTGCGGCAGCGGGAGGCAGAGCGGCGTGCGGCCGCCGCGCCCGAGCCCGCCCGCGTCGGTGGTCCCTCCACGTCGTCCACACAGGCGAAGGGGGCGACGGGCCCCTCGTCGACCCCGACCGGGGATGCCGGCACGCCCGCCGACGGCGACGCCCAGACGGTCACCGGTCGCACGGTGCACAAGTACGCACGGTCATCGGGACCGCGCAACCAACCGAAGAAGACGCCCCGGAACCGGCGGAGGAGCTGA
- a CDS encoding adenine phosphoribosyltransferase, with amino-acid sequence MSGTLAERILATMREVEDFPEPGVTFKDITPVLADGGLLAEAVRAHADPYRGQVDLVAGLEARGFIFGAAVALHLGVGFLPVRKAGKLPGPTVGVDYDLEYGSSRVEVHAGDLPDGARVLVVDDVLATGGTAAAACRLVKQCGGTVVAVEVLTEIVALGGRALLEGRTVRSLTSV; translated from the coding sequence ATGTCCGGCACCCTGGCCGAGCGGATCCTGGCGACCATGCGAGAGGTCGAGGACTTCCCGGAGCCGGGGGTGACGTTCAAGGACATCACCCCCGTGCTGGCGGACGGTGGTCTCCTCGCCGAGGCGGTCCGGGCACACGCGGACCCCTACCGGGGCCAGGTCGACCTGGTCGCGGGTCTCGAGGCGCGGGGCTTCATCTTCGGTGCGGCGGTCGCCCTGCACCTCGGCGTCGGCTTCCTGCCGGTGCGCAAGGCAGGCAAGCTGCCCGGTCCCACCGTCGGTGTGGACTACGACCTGGAGTACGGCAGCTCGCGCGTCGAGGTCCATGCCGGGGATCTGCCCGACGGCGCTCGGGTGCTCGTGGTCGACGACGTCCTGGCGACCGGGGGCACGGCAGCAGCCGCCTGCCGACTCGTCAAGCAGTGCGGGGGCACCGTCGTCGCCGTGGAGGTCCTGACGGAGATCGTGGCCCTCGGTGGTCGCGCGCTGCTGGAGGGCCGTACCGTGCGGAGCCTCACCAGCGTCTAG